TAAAATCCCCGTCCCTCTTTCCTTGAAGGTTTTTTTAGTAATAGCTAAGTCTTCACTAATAGAAGATTTAGCTGACTCATAACGTTTCGAAAAAAACGTTAGCGGAATTAATTCATGTGGGTGTTCTAATAAATAATGGGTCATATCGATCAGCCGTTCACTGCGTCGGATTTTCACTTCATTCAACTCCTTTTTTCAATTTAATCGTTTCAATTATAAAGGTTTTTCTAATTTTTAGCGAGTATTTTCTGCGTTTTTCTCGAAATCGTTCGTTATTTATTTAAAACTATAAAAAAATAGCAGAGAATTTTCGCTCTCTGCTATCTTTGTTCTTTTTTTCGTTGTTCACGTTGGAATAAAGTATAGACTTTTTTTAGTACATTCACGACTAAAAATAAAGCAATAAACACTAGAGTAATAGTAGCACCTGGTGGGGTATCGATATAAAAGGAGCTAACCAAACCACTTAGCATCCCTATAAGTCCAATAAATACGCTAGTTAAAATGACTGTGTTAAAACTTTTTCCCATTCGCATACTAATAGCTGCTGGTAAGACCATAATAGCCGAGATCAATAAAGCACCCGCGATTGGAATCATGATAGCAATTGCTACTCCTGTCAGTACATTAAACAACATTGACATCCAATGAACCGGTAACCCTTCTACGTGAGCCGATTCCTCATCAAAGGTTAAAACATACATCGGACGTTTAAATAAAAGAAATAATAAAGTCGTTAAGACAAATAAAATCCCTAAGAAAACCACTTGTGGTTGGGTAATCGTCACAATTGAGCCAAACAAATAAGATTGAATACTTACAGAAGAATTTCCACCCGTAATATTCATTAATACGAGCGCAACAGCAAGACCCCCTGCCATTAAAATCGCAATAGAAATTTCTGAATAGCCACTATATATCACACGTAAATACTCTAATAAAATAGCCGCAATAACCACTACTACCATCGTAGTGAAAGTGGGATTTAAATTAAGGAAAAAACCTAAAGCTACCCCAGCAAGTGATACATGGGATAAGGTGTCTGCCATAAGAGATTGCCGACGTATAACTAAAAAAACACCTAACATCGGAGCAATTCCGGCAATAAAAAGAGCAGCTAAAAAAGCTCTTCTCATGAACTCATATGAAAGCAACGCCATTGGGTTCCCTCCTTTCGCACCAAGTGAATCTGACGATCAGCATATTCTCTAATATCTTCATGATCGTGTGTGATCATTAGTATTCCTTTATCATGCTCGTGAGCGCTATGACGCAACAAACGGTAAAAATTTCCGCGAGATTGTTCGTCCATGCCGTTCGTCGGCTCATCCAAAATAAAAAGATCTGGGTCTGTAGCAAAAACTCGGGCCAAACTAATACGTTGCTTTTGTCCCCCAGATAACTCTCCTATGCGTCGATTTCTCATATCCCACATTCCCACAGCTTCGAGAGCCTTTTGCACATGATCTTTATCTAAGGCAGTTAATCGTTTAAACCAGCGACCTTTAGGATAACGTCCCGAACTGACTAGTTCATAAACAGTGCTAGGAAAACCAGCGTTAAACGAAGCAACAAATTGAGGAATATAACCAATACTTAGTTTACCATCTTCGTTATTTTTAGACGAAATATGAACACTTCCTGAGTCAGGAGTTAACAACCCTAGAGTTGCTTTGACTAAGGTTGATTTTGCTGCCCCATTTTCGCCTGTCAACGTAACAAATTCACCATTACTAACATGGTAACTAACGTCTTCTAAAACAGGCTCTTCATCATAAGAAAAAGACAAGTTTTCTACTTCGATATAACGCATATGTTGCCCTCCTTATACTTTCAGGTTTCCAGTCTTAGTAAATAATAAAAATGTTTCTTCTTACAAAATCATCTTTGACATTCTATTGCTAGCAAAACGTATTCATTACGATTTGAAAACAAAAATTAATATAGCAGAGTCCGCCTCTTTCGTCAAGTAAAAATCAAAGGAAAACAAGATAAATAAGTTTATAAAAAAACTGGAATATAAGTTTTTCGTCAATGACCATAAAACATAGCTTGCTAAAAACTCTTATTCCAGCCTTTTATTTAACGCAATGTTCTTACCATATATACTTCGTCGCAGAAACCTTTAACCCCATTTACGATCCGCTTAGCGCGACTTTGTTTTTTACATAAAGCAAATACAGTAGGGCCGCTCCCGCTCATCAAAGCAGCGTCCGCACCATATTTCATCATGCGCGATTTAATTTGTTGAATAATGGGATACTTAGCGATTGTCACGTCTTCTAAACTATTGCCCATATAAGCTAACATCCCTTGATAATCTTGCTTTAAAATTCTTGTCGCTAAATTTTTCATGTCTGGATGGGTAATCTGTGTCATGTCTACTTGTTGAAAAATTTTTCTAGTGGAGACACTCATTCGAGGTTTAACTAAAATCACCCAACAAGGCGGCAAGGGGCGTAATGTTTTAACAATTTCTCCTTTACCAGTAATAAAAGAAGTTGTGCCATATAAACAATACGGGACATCCGTGCCGACATACATCCCAATATCAATCATTTCTTCCATCGAAAGATTTAGCTCCCATAAACGGTTTAAGCCACGCAAAGTTGCAGCACAATCTGTACTACCTCCTCCAAGACCTGCAGCTACTGGGATATTTTTTTTAATAGTAATTTTAATACCTTCCGAAATTCCGTAGCGCTTCTTTATAATAGAAGCCGCTTGATAGACATTGTTATGATGATCAAGTGGCAAAAAGGCTTTATTGGTTTCGATAACAATTTTATCTTCAGATAAACGCTCAAAACTCAAGTGATCAGCTAAATCGACACTCGACATGACCATCTCCAGTTCATGATAGCCATCTTCTCTTTTATACAATACATCTAATCCTAAATTGATTTTTGCCGGTGCTTTTTCAATGATTTCCATGTTTTCCACCCATTCAAATAGTCACGTTGTATTCTATCATAGCAAATTTTCCTTGTATAGGCACAAATCAAGGTTTTAAACGAAAGGTAAACAAGCAAATATAAATGATTTTTAAAAGAAAAAATAAGATAAAAATATCCGAACTATAGCTGCAAGAGCAATTTTCCTATAGTTCGGGTATTTTATTATTATTAAAGAGGTCAATGACAAACGTGTAAGCTCAATACGTTTTCTACTTTTCTTTAGGAATGAACCTCTACGCTTCCGATTTCTTCTTGAGCGCTAACTTCTTTTTTATCTTCAATCGAAAACGAGCCAATTTGTTCTCCATTTGTAAATATAGTTAAAACGTCTGTTTGTTTCCCAGCATCTTCAACTGCTTTTCGATCCATTAAAGCCAACTGGGTATCAGCGGTAACTTGCTCATTTTCTTGGACATTGACGGTAAAAGGTTCTCCTTTTAATTCTACAGTATCTAACCCCATATGAACGAGTACTTCAGCCCCAGCAGGAGTTAAAATCCCAATAGCGTGTTTTGTCTCAAACACATTCGATATAGTGCCCTCTACTGGTGAATAAATCTTATCGTCACTTGGTTTTACTGCGTAACCGTCTCCCATCATCTTTTGTGAAAAGACAGGATCATCTACTGCGGTAATATCAATAAGTTCACCAGAAACAGGAACAAAAAGTTTTTCTGTGGTTACTTGTGTTTCTGAGGTTTCTGGCGCAGTTGTAGTAGCTCCTTCTTCAGTAGAAGAAAGATCAATACTTCCTGAAGCTGCAGCATCAGCTGCTATTGCTGCTTCAGGTTCTTCCCGATCTTCTTTATTGAAAATACCACGCTTTCTAAAGACAACGGTTAATGCAAAAGAAATAACAATAGCAATGACCATAGAAATTGCAAAGGCTAAGTAACCTCCACCAATTTGACTGTTAATTACCAAAATTCCAGGCAAACCACCAACACCAATAGAATTTGCGCGCACATCCATAAAGTTATTAAATAAACCGGCAAAGCCTGATCCAATCATCGCTGCCACAAAAGGATAAATGAATTTTAAATTAATACCAAACATAGCTGGCTCGGTAACACCTAGGTAACAAGAAATCATGGCAGGGATAGAAACTTGTTCTTCTTTCTTATCTCCACGATGCAAGTATATAACAGCTAAAACAGCTGAACCTTGCGCAATATTCGATAAAGCAATCATTGGCCACAAACTAGTCGTGTGGCTTGTCACTTCAGAAGCAATCAATTGTAAGTCGATAGCATTGGACATATGGTGCAATCCGGTAATAACCAGAGGCGAATAAAGTAAGCCAAAGGCAAAACTGAACAACCAACTAAGTGAAGAGGTAAGACCAGCAAATATAACGTTTGAGATAATATTACCTAGCCACCAACCAAAAGGCCCTAAGACTACGTGTGCTGCAATAATAGTAGGTAATAAAGCAAACAGGGGAACAAAAATCATCGAAACGGCTTCTGGAATATGCTTACGGAAAAAGATTTCCAGATAGGATAATAAGAACCCAGCCAACATCGCAGGAATGACTTGTCCTTGATAACCAATCATATCCACTTGAGCAAAACCAAAGTCCCAAGCTGGAATATCTGCAGCTGCTGTTGAGGCTACGTCATTTGCATCAAGTAA
This region of Tetragenococcus osmophilus genomic DNA includes:
- a CDS encoding metal ABC transporter permease produces the protein MALLSYEFMRRAFLAALFIAGIAPMLGVFLVIRRQSLMADTLSHVSLAGVALGFFLNLNPTFTTMVVVVIAAILLEYLRVIYSGYSEISIAILMAGGLAVALVLMNITGGNSSVSIQSYLFGSIVTITQPQVVFLGILFVLTTLLFLLFKRPMYVLTFDEESAHVEGLPVHWMSMLFNVLTGVAIAIMIPIAGALLISAIMVLPAAISMRMGKSFNTVILTSVFIGLIGMLSGLVSSFYIDTPPGATITLVFIALFLVVNVLKKVYTLFQREQRKKEQR
- a CDS encoding metal ABC transporter ATP-binding protein, with amino-acid sequence MRYIEVENLSFSYDEEPVLEDVSYHVSNGEFVTLTGENGAAKSTLVKATLGLLTPDSGSVHISSKNNEDGKLSIGYIPQFVASFNAGFPSTVYELVSSGRYPKGRWFKRLTALDKDHVQKALEAVGMWDMRNRRIGELSGGQKQRISLARVFATDPDLFILDEPTNGMDEQSRGNFYRLLRHSAHEHDKGILMITHDHEDIREYADRQIHLVRKEGTQWRCFHMSS
- the ispE gene encoding 4-(cytidine 5'-diphospho)-2-C-methyl-D-erythritol kinase — encoded protein: MEIIEKAPAKINLGLDVLYKREDGYHELEMVMSSVDLADHLSFERLSEDKIVIETNKAFLPLDHHNNVYQAASIIKKRYGISEGIKITIKKNIPVAAGLGGGSTDCAATLRGLNRLWELNLSMEEMIDIGMYVGTDVPYCLYGTTSFITGKGEIVKTLRPLPPCWVILVKPRMSVSTRKIFQQVDMTQITHPDMKNLATRILKQDYQGMLAYMGNSLEDVTIAKYPIIQQIKSRMMKYGADAALMSGSGPTVFALCKKQSRAKRIVNGVKGFCDEVYMVRTLR
- the treP gene encoding PTS system trehalose-specific EIIBC component, encoding MAKYQNDAEQLLKDIGGKENINAVSHCATRMRFVLNDPDKADQDAIDEIPSVKGMFTNAGQFQVIIGNDVATFYNEFKEISGVEGTSEEDVKSVAQKKQNPLQRAVGALAEIFAPIIPAIIVGGLILGFRNILEGVDFGGATIVDRSTFWAAINDFLWLPGEAIFQFLPVGITWSVTRKMGTTQILGIVLGITLVSPQLLDANDVASTAAADIPAWDFGFAQVDMIGYQGQVIPAMLAGFLLSYLEIFFRKHIPEAVSMIFVPLFALLPTIIAAHVVLGPFGWWLGNIISNVIFAGLTSSLSWLFSFAFGLLYSPLVITGLHHMSNAIDLQLIASEVTSHTTSLWPMIALSNIAQGSAVLAVIYLHRGDKKEEQVSIPAMISCYLGVTEPAMFGINLKFIYPFVAAMIGSGFAGLFNNFMDVRANSIGVGGLPGILVINSQIGGGYLAFAISMVIAIVISFALTVVFRKRGIFNKEDREEPEAAIAADAAASGSIDLSSTEEGATTTAPETSETQVTTEKLFVPVSGELIDITAVDDPVFSQKMMGDGYAVKPSDDKIYSPVEGTISNVFETKHAIGILTPAGAEVLVHMGLDTVELKGEPFTVNVQENEQVTADTQLALMDRKAVEDAGKQTDVLTIFTNGEQIGSFSIEDKKEVSAQEEIGSVEVHS